The following coding sequences lie in one Mesorhizobium sp. DCY119 genomic window:
- a CDS encoding RNA methyltransferase: MSEHRTGAPGQVKEVTSLANPLVKDIKALALKKFRDQQNAFMAEGLKLVIDALDLGWSIKTLVFAKAGLGNPTIEKVAARTVAAGGTVLEVSEKVLSAITRRDNPQMVVGVFSQRYLPLKDVRPRDGDVWVALDRVRDPGNLGTVIRTVDAVGAKGIILVGETTDPFSVETVRATMGSVFAVPVARATTEAFLAWRKGFPGLVAGTHLKGAVDYRSVDFSGRPVLLLMGNEQQGLPDSLAESCDRLLRIPQAGRADSLNLAVATGVMLFEIRRGALTLGAEGNA, from the coding sequence ATGAGCGAGCATCGCACCGGCGCGCCGGGTCAGGTCAAGGAAGTCACCAGCCTCGCCAACCCCTTGGTGAAGGACATCAAGGCGCTGGCGCTGAAGAAATTCCGCGACCAACAGAATGCCTTCATGGCCGAGGGCCTGAAGCTCGTCATCGACGCGCTCGATCTCGGCTGGTCGATCAAGACGCTGGTGTTCGCCAAGGCCGGGCTCGGCAACCCGACGATCGAGAAGGTCGCGGCGCGCACGGTAGCTGCCGGCGGGACCGTTCTGGAAGTCTCCGAAAAAGTGCTTTCGGCAATCACCCGGCGCGACAATCCGCAAATGGTGGTCGGTGTGTTTTCGCAGCGCTACCTGCCACTCAAGGACGTTCGCCCCAGGGATGGCGACGTCTGGGTGGCGCTGGATCGCGTGCGCGATCCCGGCAATCTCGGCACGGTGATCCGCACGGTGGACGCCGTCGGCGCCAAGGGCATCATTCTGGTCGGCGAGACGACCGACCCCTTCTCCGTCGAAACAGTCCGCGCCACTATGGGCTCGGTCTTCGCCGTGCCTGTGGCGCGCGCCACGACCGAGGCATTTCTGGCCTGGCGCAAAGGGTTTCCCGGCCTTGTCGCCGGCACGCATCTGAAAGGCGCGGTGGACTATCGTTCAGTCGATTTTTCCGGCCGTCCCGTTCTCTTGCTGATGGGCAACGAACAGCAGGGCCTTCCCGACAGCCTGGCCGAAAGCTGCGACAGGCTCCTGCGCATACCGCAGGCCGGCCGCGCGGATTCGCTCAATCTGGCCGTGGCCACCGGGGTAATGCTTTTTGAAATCAGGCGCGGCGCGCTGACACTCGGCGCGGAGGGCAATGCGTGA
- the lspA gene encoding signal peptidase II, giving the protein MSWKSLALYGLLSAVAVAFDQWIKFLVETELFMHDQINILPFLALYRTYNTGVAFSMFSSIGDKGLILLSLAVVAFVLYLAFRTGPGQVLARIGFALIIGGAIGNLIDRTVYGHVIDYILFHTPVWSFAIFNLADAFITVGAGLVLIDEFFSWRRMKSAPPSSD; this is encoded by the coding sequence GTGAGCTGGAAATCCTTGGCTCTCTACGGCTTGCTCAGCGCCGTCGCCGTGGCGTTCGACCAGTGGATCAAGTTTCTGGTCGAAACCGAGCTCTTCATGCACGACCAGATCAACATTCTTCCTTTCCTGGCGCTCTATCGCACCTATAACACCGGTGTTGCCTTCTCGATGTTTTCGTCGATCGGCGACAAGGGGCTGATCCTGCTTTCGCTGGCGGTGGTCGCCTTCGTGCTCTATCTGGCGTTTCGGACGGGACCAGGCCAGGTTCTGGCAAGAATCGGCTTCGCGCTGATTATCGGCGGGGCAATCGGAAACCTCATCGACCGCACGGTCTATGGCCACGTCATCGACTACATATTGTTCCACACGCCGGTCTGGTCGTTCGCGATCTTCAACCTGGCCGATGCGTTCATCACCGTCGGTGCAGGGCTCGTTTTGATCGATGAGTTTTTCAGCTGGCGGCGCATGAAATCGGCGCCACCGTCGAGTGACTGA
- a CDS encoding response regulator, with the protein MSVDSVETELRSIERGAETEPSQALRRRQIVSPPIAPELPRRASRVLIYATLAVVLVFAALAKLEGASDFISAGLLVTGAVGLAILTRAFRNERRAVSLIRESTARSRAEIETLADRMWELQESEERFHGLIDALGDLVVHRDREGHIVYANKVFAELIGSDLRKISGRTLSELGIEVGIVPDAAFSDGECLSSTDVAIRAPGGPRWFSWIELSVRDKETGTVSHRAIARDITARKRAETALINARERAEYASQAKSRFLATVSHEIRTPMNGIMGMAKLLADTGLTPEQRTYVGAVSTSASALLALIEDLLDYSKIEAGRFDPEPQPTSPREIADNVVELLASRAFAKNIGLGCHVAPEVPQMITADPGRVRQVLLNLIGNAIKFTDAGGVLVVVTRVTDENSDMIRFSIADSGQGLRKGDLERIFDEFEQADGTSTRTHGGAGLGLAISKRIVQSMGGTISVESSYGKGSEFSFAIPAADAIDGGNIRGMVLTGRRAVILSSNRAEAEAIARSIRAHGGMVEIAETQSQAIALAKGCDTLLIDAALERNDGRLLRRLRQAGFDTCQAVTLIAPTDRGMLGDFRSSGYSTFLARPVRGETLLRVLLTAGSGALQTVEAPKRRAPSKPGNKRQIGLSILIAEDNDINAMLARAALLKAGHRVDVVGNGKAAVEAVTGSTRKRRYDAVLMDLHMPVMDGLDAIAAIRRHEEETGTTPVPIMVLSADSQEKTRHAVLAHGASGFVTKPLDPAALVQAVSEHAAV; encoded by the coding sequence ATGAGCGTGGATTCCGTCGAAACCGAATTGCGAAGCATCGAGCGCGGCGCGGAAACCGAACCGTCGCAGGCGTTGCGGCGGCGGCAGATCGTATCGCCGCCGATCGCCCCGGAACTGCCCCGCCGCGCTTCCCGTGTGCTGATCTATGCGACGCTCGCAGTCGTGCTCGTATTCGCGGCACTCGCCAAGCTGGAGGGCGCGTCGGATTTCATCAGCGCCGGACTTCTCGTCACCGGTGCCGTTGGCCTCGCCATCCTCACCAGGGCTTTTCGAAACGAACGCAGGGCGGTTTCGCTGATCCGGGAAAGCACGGCCCGCAGCCGCGCCGAAATCGAGACCCTCGCCGACCGGATGTGGGAGCTTCAGGAAAGCGAGGAGCGCTTTCATGGGCTTATCGACGCTCTCGGCGATCTCGTCGTCCATCGCGATCGCGAGGGACACATCGTCTACGCCAACAAGGTTTTCGCCGAACTGATCGGCTCGGATCTGCGTAAAATCTCCGGCCGCACGCTTTCGGAGCTCGGCATCGAGGTCGGCATCGTGCCGGATGCGGCCTTCTCCGACGGTGAATGCCTGAGTTCGACCGATGTCGCCATTCGCGCGCCGGGCGGACCGCGCTGGTTTTCGTGGATCGAGCTTTCGGTGCGCGACAAGGAAACCGGCACCGTATCCCACCGGGCTATCGCACGCGACATCACCGCCCGCAAACGCGCCGAGACGGCACTCATCAACGCACGCGAGCGCGCGGAATATGCCAGCCAGGCCAAGTCCCGGTTTCTGGCGACCGTCAGCCACGAAATCCGCACGCCGATGAACGGCATCATGGGCATGGCCAAACTTCTTGCCGACACGGGGCTTACGCCGGAACAGCGAACCTATGTCGGCGCAGTCTCCACGTCGGCCAGCGCGCTTTTGGCGCTGATCGAGGATCTGCTCGATTACTCGAAGATCGAGGCCGGGCGGTTTGACCCGGAACCGCAGCCGACATCTCCGCGCGAGATTGCCGACAATGTCGTCGAACTGCTGGCTTCCCGCGCATTCGCAAAGAACATCGGGCTGGGGTGTCATGTCGCACCGGAAGTGCCGCAGATGATCACCGCCGATCCAGGCCGGGTTCGTCAGGTGCTGCTCAATCTCATCGGCAATGCGATCAAATTCACCGATGCGGGCGGCGTCCTCGTCGTCGTCACGCGGGTGACCGACGAGAATTCCGACATGATCCGCTTCTCGATTGCAGACAGCGGCCAGGGCCTTCGCAAAGGCGACCTCGAGCGCATTTTCGACGAGTTCGAGCAGGCCGACGGCACTTCCACGCGAACCCATGGCGGTGCAGGACTGGGGCTGGCGATCTCCAAGCGCATCGTGCAGTCGATGGGCGGGACGATTTCGGTCGAAAGCAGCTACGGCAAGGGATCGGAGTTTTCCTTCGCCATTCCGGCTGCCGACGCAATCGACGGCGGTAATATTCGCGGCATGGTTCTCACCGGACGCCGGGCCGTCATCCTGTCGTCAAATCGGGCGGAGGCCGAGGCCATCGCCCGCTCGATCAGGGCGCATGGCGGCATGGTCGAGATCGCCGAGACACAATCGCAGGCGATCGCGCTGGCCAAGGGCTGCGACACGCTGCTGATCGATGCCGCACTCGAGAGGAACGACGGGCGCTTGCTCAGGCGGCTGCGTCAGGCCGGTTTTGATACCTGCCAGGCCGTCACGCTGATTGCGCCGACCGATCGCGGCATGCTCGGCGATTTCAGAAGCAGCGGTTATTCGACATTCCTCGCGCGTCCCGTTCGCGGCGAAACCTTGCTGCGCGTTCTGCTGACTGCCGGCTCGGGCGCGCTTCAGACAGTGGAGGCCCCGAAACGCCGGGCGCCGTCCAAACCGGGAAACAAGCGTCAGATCGGACTGTCCATCCTGATCGCCGAGGACAATGATATCAACGCCATGCTGGCGCGCGCCGCCTTGCTGAAGGCCGGCCATCGCGTCGATGTAGTCGGAAATGGTAAGGCCGCCGTCGAAGCAGTGACCGGCAGCACACGAAAACGACGCTACGACGCGGTGTTGATGGACCTTCATATGCCCGTCATGGACGGGCTCGACGCGATCGCCGCTATCCGACGCCATGAAGAGGAAACCGGAACGACGCCGGTGCCGATCATGGTGCTTTCGGCGGATAGCCAGGAAAAAACCCGTCATGCGGTTCTGGCCCATGGCGCCAGCGGCTTCGTCACAAAGCCACTCGATCCGGCGGCGTTGGTACAGGCGGTGAGCGAACACGCCGCAGTCTGA
- a CDS encoding GNAT family N-acetyltransferase, with the protein MIARLADDVFRSEALGRIGNLEVRLARDPAEIAAAQEVRYRVFYDELGAKQSLAHSLDRRDADRFDAICDHLLVLDMSLAGPAHSRIVGTYRLLRQESAVAAGGFYSEDEFELKKLIARHPGQRFLELGRSCVLPEYRSKRTIEVLWQGIWAYINHYDVGVMAGCASFHGTVPAAHSEALSYLAHNCRTSSAWDVRAIPSRYCDMDLMPAEAINIKSAIAAMPPLIKGYLRIGARIGDGCVIDEDFGTVDVFIVMPVKEISARYVNYYGGEGQRFAA; encoded by the coding sequence ATCATCGCGCGGCTGGCCGATGACGTTTTTCGAAGCGAAGCCTTGGGCCGAATAGGCAATCTCGAAGTTCGCCTTGCGCGCGATCCGGCAGAAATAGCCGCTGCGCAGGAAGTGCGTTATCGCGTTTTCTACGACGAACTTGGCGCCAAGCAGAGCCTCGCACATTCGCTGGACAGGCGTGACGCCGACCGTTTCGACGCGATTTGCGATCACCTCCTGGTGCTCGACATGTCGCTTGCTGGCCCCGCCCATAGCCGAATCGTCGGAACTTACCGGCTGTTGAGGCAGGAAAGTGCCGTTGCGGCCGGTGGCTTCTATTCCGAAGACGAATTCGAGCTGAAAAAGCTCATTGCCCGCCATCCCGGCCAGCGCTTTCTCGAGCTCGGGCGCTCCTGCGTGTTGCCTGAATATCGCTCCAAGCGCACCATAGAGGTGCTCTGGCAAGGCATCTGGGCCTACATCAATCACTATGACGTCGGCGTGATGGCCGGTTGCGCTTCGTTCCACGGCACGGTGCCTGCGGCCCACAGCGAAGCACTTTCCTATCTGGCTCACAATTGCCGGACCAGCAGCGCCTGGGATGTTCGTGCCATTCCGAGCCGCTATTGCGACATGGACCTGATGCCGGCCGAGGCGATCAACATCAAATCGGCAATCGCGGCTATGCCGCCGCTGATCAAGGGCTATCTGCGGATCGGAGCCCGGATCGGCGATGGTTGCGTGATCGATGAGGATTTCGGCACCGTCGACGTTTTCATCGTCATGCCGGTGAAGGAAATCAGCGCCCGCTACGTCAATTATTACGGCGGCGAGGGCCAGCGCTTCGCTGCCTGA
- a CDS encoding trimeric intracellular cation channel family protein, producing the protein MNPILLLDYAGVAVFAATGALAASRKQLDIIGFLFLASVTGIGGGTFRDLILGAPVFWVRNPDYVLICAVIAVLIFFTAHMVESRYKLLLWLDALGLSAYSAMGAAKGMAITGSPTVAVVTGMLTATLGGILRDLLAGEPSVLLRPEIYVTAAMAGAAVFTLADVAGAPLPVSALAAFATAFIVRAGALKFGWAFPAYKSRPGRRPEDIP; encoded by the coding sequence ATGAACCCGATTCTGCTTCTCGACTATGCCGGCGTGGCTGTCTTTGCGGCCACCGGCGCGCTCGCAGCATCCCGCAAGCAGCTCGATATCATCGGTTTTCTCTTCCTGGCGAGTGTCACCGGCATAGGCGGCGGCACGTTCCGCGACCTGATACTCGGCGCGCCCGTCTTCTGGGTCCGCAATCCCGATTATGTGCTGATCTGCGCCGTCATAGCTGTTCTCATCTTCTTCACCGCGCACATGGTCGAATCCCGCTACAAGCTCCTGCTCTGGCTGGATGCGCTCGGCCTGTCCGCCTATTCGGCGATGGGAGCCGCCAAGGGCATGGCAATTACCGGCTCTCCGACTGTCGCAGTCGTCACCGGCATGCTCACGGCCACCTTGGGCGGCATCCTGCGCGACCTTCTTGCCGGTGAACCATCAGTACTTTTGCGCCCGGAAATCTACGTGACGGCGGCGATGGCGGGGGCGGCTGTCTTCACGCTTGCCGATGTCGCGGGTGCGCCACTGCCCGTCTCTGCGCTGGCAGCGTTTGCGACCGCCTTCATCGTGCGGGCAGGGGCACTCAAATTTGGCTGGGCCTTCCCTGCCTACAAAAGCCGTCCCGGACGCCGCCCGGAAGACATTCCCTGA
- the grpE gene encoding nucleotide exchange factor GrpE — protein sequence MNEQEKQERAPEENEALEAAAEARDAANEGDYEALVRLMKENEELKERALRIAADMENLRRRTARDVQDARAYSVANFARDMLSVSDNLNRALEAIPAEAKAAGDAGFMALIEGVEMTERAMLSALERHGVKKLEPQGAKFDPHFHQAMFEVPNPDVPANTVVQVVQPGYSIGERVLRPAMVGVAKGGPKQAAPAEASTATGSADGQAEPGPINEQAEKDA from the coding sequence ATGAACGAGCAGGAAAAACAAGAACGCGCGCCCGAAGAGAACGAGGCCCTCGAGGCTGCTGCCGAAGCGCGCGACGCTGCCAATGAGGGCGACTATGAAGCGCTTGTCCGGCTGATGAAGGAAAATGAAGAGCTCAAGGAGCGGGCTCTGCGGATTGCAGCTGACATGGAGAACCTGCGCCGGCGCACCGCGCGCGACGTGCAGGATGCGCGAGCCTATTCCGTGGCCAACTTCGCGCGCGATATGCTGTCGGTTTCGGACAACCTCAATCGCGCGCTGGAAGCCATTCCGGCCGAAGCCAAAGCAGCTGGAGACGCGGGCTTCATGGCCTTGATCGAAGGCGTCGAGATGACCGAGCGCGCCATGCTTTCGGCTCTCGAACGCCACGGCGTGAAGAAGCTGGAGCCGCAGGGCGCCAAGTTCGATCCGCATTTCCATCAGGCGATGTTCGAGGTGCCGAACCCCGACGTGCCGGCCAACACCGTGGTTCAGGTCGTGCAGCCGGGCTATTCGATCGGCGAGCGCGTACTGCGCCCCGCCATGGTCGGTGTTGCCAAGGGTGGTCCCAAGCAGGCGGCTCCGGCCGAAGCTTCGACCGCAACCGGTTCGGCGGACGGGCAGGCTGAGCCCGGTCCCATCAACGAGCAGGCCGAAAAGGACGCCTGA
- a CDS encoding fatty acid desaturase: MNIAPDLHTRSGERAWLKILARYRKPNRGRSALELAITVVPFAGLWALSWAAVHYGHWWGLIFIVPAAGFLLRLFMIQHDCGHGSFFAHRSSDDWTGRAIGVLTLTPYDYWRRAHAAHHATAGNLDERGVGDITTLTVAEYRALSPRGRLAYRLYRHPIVMFGIGPIWLFLFKQRLPFGMMRAGMLPWVSTMATNFAIAALSVGLIWLIGIVPFLIVHLPIVVLAGAAGIWLFYVQHQFEDTHWSEGQDWEFQYAALHGSSHYDLPRVLRWLTGNIGIHHVHHLSSKVPCYRLPEVLRDFPELQNVGRITIMESFRCVKLVLWDENRKKLISFREARAIA; this comes from the coding sequence ATGAACATTGCCCCCGATCTCCACACTCGCTCCGGCGAACGCGCCTGGCTGAAAATTCTCGCACGCTACCGAAAACCCAACCGGGGCCGAAGTGCGCTTGAACTTGCCATAACTGTTGTTCCTTTTGCCGGTTTATGGGCGCTTTCCTGGGCCGCTGTGCATTACGGCCATTGGTGGGGCCTCATTTTCATTGTGCCGGCCGCCGGTTTCCTGCTTCGGCTTTTCATGATCCAGCATGATTGCGGGCACGGCTCCTTCTTCGCCCATCGCTCCTCGGACGACTGGACAGGCCGGGCGATCGGTGTCCTGACGCTCACGCCCTATGACTACTGGCGCCGCGCGCATGCCGCGCATCATGCCACTGCCGGCAACCTGGACGAGCGCGGCGTCGGCGACATAACGACGCTGACCGTTGCCGAATATCGTGCCCTTTCGCCAAGAGGCCGTCTCGCCTACCGGCTGTACCGCCATCCAATCGTGATGTTCGGTATCGGCCCCATCTGGCTTTTCCTGTTCAAGCAGCGGCTGCCCTTCGGCATGATGCGCGCCGGCATGCTGCCCTGGGTTTCGACCATGGCGACCAATTTTGCGATCGCCGCCCTATCGGTGGGCCTGATCTGGCTTATCGGCATCGTGCCGTTCCTGATCGTGCATCTGCCTATCGTCGTATTGGCGGGTGCTGCAGGCATATGGCTGTTCTACGTCCAGCACCAGTTCGAGGACACCCACTGGTCTGAAGGCCAGGACTGGGAATTCCAATACGCCGCGCTGCATGGCTCGTCGCATTACGACCTGCCGCGCGTCTTGCGCTGGCTCACCGGCAATATCGGCATCCACCATGTCCATCATCTGTCCAGCAAAGTGCCGTGCTACCGGCTTCCCGAGGTGCTGCGGGATTTTCCGGAGCTGCAAAACGTTGGACGCATCACGATCATGGAAAGCTTTCGCTGCGTGAAACTGGTGCTCTGGGACGAGAACCGGAAGAAGCTGATTTCCTTCCGGGAAGCGCGCGCGATCGCCTGA
- a CDS encoding DJ-1/PfpI family protein, whose translation MPGKKILMLVGEFSEEYEIFVFEQAMHAVGHTVHVVCPDKKAGEAIKTSLHDFEGNQTYTEKLGHDYILNKTFSEVKLDEYDAVYAAGGRGPEYIRIDKRVQAMVRHFHETGKPIFTICHGVQILIAVDGVVRGREVAALQYCEPEVTLAGGIYIDVAPNGAHVDGNLVSAKGWPGLAAFMRECLKVLGSEVTHGKTMMRETRQAA comes from the coding sequence ATGCCGGGCAAGAAGATATTGATGCTGGTCGGAGAGTTCTCCGAGGAATACGAAATCTTTGTTTTCGAGCAGGCGATGCATGCGGTCGGCCACACGGTGCATGTCGTGTGCCCCGACAAGAAAGCCGGTGAGGCGATAAAGACTTCGCTTCACGATTTCGAAGGCAACCAGACCTACACCGAAAAACTCGGCCACGATTACATTCTCAACAAGACGTTTTCGGAAGTGAAGCTCGACGAATACGACGCGGTCTATGCCGCTGGTGGCCGCGGCCCGGAATATATCCGCATCGACAAGCGCGTGCAGGCGATGGTCCGGCATTTCCACGAAACCGGGAAGCCGATTTTCACCATCTGCCATGGTGTGCAAATACTGATTGCCGTGGACGGCGTCGTGCGCGGCAGGGAGGTGGCGGCGCTGCAGTATTGTGAGCCGGAAGTGACCCTGGCCGGCGGCATCTATATCGACGTCGCGCCGAATGGCGCGCATGTCGATGGCAATCTCGTGTCAGCCAAGGGCTGGCCGGGGCTCGCAGCCTTCATGCGCGAATGTCTGAAAGTTCTCGGGAGCGAAGTCACCCATGGCAAGACCATGATGCGCGAGACGCGGCAAGCGGCTTGA
- a CDS encoding GMC family oxidoreductase N-terminal domain-containing protein, whose amino-acid sequence MGFDYVIAGGGSAGATLAARLSENPSIKVCLIEAGGAGNDILVRAPAGIVALLPGRPKINNWAFETVPQEGLGGRKGYQPRGKALGGSSAINAMLYIRGHRRDYDEWAELGCDGWSWDEVLPYFRRSEGNERGGDALHGGDGPLKVSDQRSPRPITSAFIEACAENQIRTNDDFNGAEQEGAGVFQVTQFAGGARNGERCSAAAAYLHPAMDRPNLTVITHAHATGIVFDGKRATGLRYRVKGREEVASARREVILSAGAFGSPQLLLLSGVGPANELALHGIKTVHELPGVGRNLQDHLDFVVGWRSRETDMLGLSPRGAVSFIRHMLQWRRDGTGMIASPGAEGGAFLKSDPSLDRPDLQLQFVVALVENHARTLHYGFGFSCHVCVLRPHSRGEVGLASVDPTAAPRIDPRFLSDERDAALLLKGTRMMQKILGSPALARYRHRPLHAGDNDDDAELMKQIRSRADTIYHPVGTCRMGKGDMAVVDSQLRVRGLQGLRVVDASVMPTLIGGNTNAPTIMIAEKAADMIKAGV is encoded by the coding sequence ATGGGCTTTGACTACGTCATCGCCGGCGGCGGCTCCGCCGGCGCGACGCTTGCGGCGCGATTGAGCGAAAACCCGTCGATCAAGGTATGCCTCATCGAGGCAGGTGGTGCCGGCAACGACATTCTCGTTCGCGCCCCTGCCGGCATCGTTGCCCTGCTGCCCGGAAGGCCGAAGATCAACAACTGGGCATTCGAGACCGTGCCGCAGGAAGGGCTTGGCGGACGCAAGGGCTATCAGCCGCGCGGCAAGGCGCTTGGCGGCTCAAGTGCCATCAATGCCATGCTCTACATTCGCGGGCATCGCCGCGACTACGACGAATGGGCCGAGCTTGGCTGCGACGGCTGGTCCTGGGACGAAGTGCTTCCCTATTTCCGGCGCTCCGAGGGCAATGAGCGTGGCGGCGATGCCTTGCATGGCGGTGACGGCCCGCTCAAAGTGTCGGATCAGCGTTCGCCGCGCCCGATCACCAGCGCCTTCATCGAAGCCTGCGCCGAGAACCAGATTCGCACCAATGACGATTTCAATGGTGCCGAGCAGGAGGGCGCGGGCGTCTTTCAGGTAACGCAGTTCGCCGGTGGCGCCCGCAATGGCGAACGCTGCTCGGCGGCGGCGGCCTATCTGCATCCGGCCATGGACCGGCCCAACCTCACGGTCATCACGCACGCCCATGCGACCGGCATCGTGTTCGACGGCAAGCGCGCCACCGGTCTTCGCTATCGCGTCAAAGGCCGCGAGGAAGTCGCCTCGGCAAGGCGGGAAGTCATTCTTTCAGCCGGGGCCTTCGGTTCGCCGCAGCTTCTGCTTCTGTCCGGTGTCGGACCGGCCAACGAACTCGCCCTTCACGGCATTAAGACGGTCCACGAATTGCCGGGCGTCGGCAGGAACCTTCAGGACCATCTCGATTTTGTCGTCGGCTGGCGGTCGCGGGAAACCGACATGCTCGGCTTGAGCCCTCGCGGCGCAGTGAGTTTTATCCGGCACATGCTGCAATGGCGTCGTGACGGAACCGGCATGATCGCCTCTCCAGGTGCCGAAGGCGGCGCATTCCTTAAGTCGGATCCCTCACTGGATCGGCCTGACCTGCAATTGCAGTTCGTCGTCGCGCTCGTCGAAAACCATGCCCGCACGCTGCATTACGGCTTTGGTTTCTCCTGCCATGTCTGTGTGCTCAGGCCGCATTCGCGCGGTGAGGTCGGGCTGGCCAGCGTCGATCCAACGGCCGCGCCGCGCATCGATCCGCGTTTCCTATCGGATGAGCGCGATGCAGCGCTTCTCCTCAAGGGCACCAGGATGATGCAGAAAATCCTCGGATCGCCTGCGCTCGCGCGATACCGGCACAGGCCGCTCCATGCGGGCGATAACGATGACGATGCGGAGCTGATGAAGCAGATCAGAAGCCGTGCCGACACCATCTATCATCCGGTCGGAACGTGCCGCATGGGCAAGGGCGACATGGCGGTGGTCGATTCGCAATTGCGGGTGCGCGGCCTCCAGGGCCTGCGTGTCGTCGATGCCTCAGTGATGCCGACGCTCATCGGCGGCAACACCAATGCCCCGACCATCATGATTGCCGAGAAAGCGGCAGACATGATCAAGGCCGGCGTCTGA
- a CDS encoding DUF934 domain-containing protein, whose protein sequence is MTETNAQTRLWTPEGFREEEWTHAEGAEALSGNGRFILPLQVFLDLDPEVRKSARERLGVLLQPGDAVETIVDLLDQLSLVALAFPAFTDGRSFSKAELLRSRYQFEGAVRATGQVLIDQLPHMLRLGFNEFEVSHPTLIARLEAGQTGGIPLYYQPTAKPAEKGPKYSWRRVPAN, encoded by the coding sequence ATGACCGAAACCAACGCGCAAACGCGCCTGTGGACGCCTGAAGGCTTTCGCGAGGAAGAATGGACCCATGCCGAAGGTGCGGAAGCGCTGTCAGGCAATGGCCGTTTCATCCTGCCGCTTCAAGTCTTTCTCGATCTCGATCCGGAAGTGCGCAAATCGGCCAGGGAGCGCCTTGGCGTGCTGCTGCAGCCCGGTGATGCCGTCGAGACGATCGTCGATCTGCTCGACCAGCTTTCGCTGGTGGCGCTGGCCTTTCCGGCCTTCACCGATGGCCGTAGCTTTTCCAAGGCCGAACTGCTGAGAAGCCGCTATCAGTTCGAAGGCGCTGTCCGCGCCACCGGTCAGGTGCTGATCGACCAGCTGCCGCATATGCTGCGGCTTGGCTTCAATGAATTCGAGGTGTCGCACCCGACCTTGATCGCGCGGCTTGAAGCCGGGCAGACGGGCGGCATCCCGCTTTACTACCAGCCGACTGCAAAGCCGGCCGAAAAGGGCCCCAAATATTCCTGGCGGCGCGTGCCTGCCAACTGA